One window of Mesorhizobium sp. WSM4904 genomic DNA carries:
- a CDS encoding sarcosine oxidase subunit gamma, with protein sequence MVERQSPLEPVYHPGSHGNFEHGVDVILSETRPGSILQLAAWPGEEKRLMSGIYKVTGLALPDGAGGGVSNGAKSAFGFAPGKFTVVDEAEGLAAAFTGVITPSVGTLTDLSHGRTAIRVAGPKAEWVLAKFFAIDFALPAFPLGAGRSTNHHDVFAQIQRTGADQFDIYVFRSFARSFWKALCHAGEEVGYEVQ encoded by the coding sequence ATGGTTGAACGTCAATCGCCGCTGGAGCCCGTCTACCATCCAGGCTCGCATGGCAATTTCGAACATGGCGTCGATGTCATCCTGTCCGAAACGCGGCCAGGCTCGATCCTGCAGCTTGCCGCGTGGCCAGGCGAGGAGAAGCGCCTGATGTCGGGCATATACAAGGTGACGGGCCTTGCCCTTCCGGACGGCGCCGGCGGCGGCGTCAGCAATGGCGCGAAGTCGGCGTTCGGCTTCGCGCCGGGCAAGTTCACCGTGGTCGACGAGGCGGAGGGCTTGGCCGCCGCGTTTACGGGAGTGATCACGCCTTCGGTCGGCACGCTCACCGACCTGTCGCACGGCCGCACGGCGATCCGCGTCGCCGGACCGAAAGCGGAATGGGTGCTGGCGAAATTCTTCGCCATCGATTTTGCCTTGCCGGCCTTCCCGTTGGGCGCAGGCCGCTCGACCAACCATCACGATGTTTTCGCCCAGATCCAGCGCACCGGCGCGGATCAGTTCGACATCTACGTCTTCCGATCGTTTGCTCGGTCGTTCTGGAAAGCCTTGTGCCACGCCGGCGAGGAAGTCGGCTACGAGGTTCAGTAG
- a CDS encoding sarcosine oxidase subunit alpha — MSPRRTETGGRIDRLRTIRFTFDGAPYTGHAGDTLASALLANGVTLFGRSFKYHRPRGLLAAGVEEPNALLTVLRGEVREPNIPATMVEIYDGLVAVSQNRSPSLALDIGALNQLGGKILSAGFYYKTFMGPVFGPLKGTRFWMFCEHFIRRAAGLGKAGVAPDTARYERMNAFCDVLVVGSGPAGLMAAKAAADQGARVILADLEAKFGGSANWSGETIDGAPAADWAARVVGQLEGNDNVRLLPRTTVWGYYDGNTLAALERVTDHKEVPAKGEPRQRYWAIRAKTAVLATGSFERPLVFPGNDRPGVMLAHAAERYANEYGVLPGERIAMFTNNDSAYRSAVALKKAGAAVVAVIDVRGDVSNEMRRLASEAEAELFAGHAVIATEGGKALTGLKVQRFDMMSGALSGEERSIHADCLAMSGGWSPTIHLASQAGAKAIWDTARQAFLPPQPTQRWIGAGAFTGSFSTAEAIAEGRAAGLQAAGGTPSSAPLPVVEAVPGDPDPAPVFEIKAKGKSFVDFQHDVTAEDVRLAHREGFVSVEHLKRYTTLGMATDQGKNSNVPGLAIMAEALGKPIPEVGTTRFRPPYTAVSIGSLAAERFGDLKPERLTPMHDWHIANGATMYAAGLWYRPMIYGLAGETVEQAYVREAQATRESAGIVDVSTLGKIAVQGPDAAEFLDRVYTNMFSTLAVGKARYGLMLREDGLAFDDGTTWRLGEQEFLMTTTTANAGKVMQHLEYFLDVIWPELKVTVTSVTDEWAGAAIGGPKARAILASCVKGTAVDNATLPFMGIVHGQIAGVPVMICRLSFSGEMAFEVYSGAGYGTRVWEALIEAGKPFGLVTYGLEALGTMRIEKGHVTGAEIDGRTTARDLHLDWMLSKKKPFIGSAMMDREGLIAPDRLELVGVIALDNRALNGGGHIVDELDQENPHDSIGHITACCYSPALGKYIALALVRGGKARHGTRAFVSDPLRNRFGPVEIVSNHFYDPDGSRMHG, encoded by the coding sequence GTGAGCCCTCGCCGCACGGAAACCGGCGGCCGCATCGACCGGCTGCGCACCATCCGCTTCACCTTCGACGGCGCGCCCTATACCGGCCATGCCGGCGACACGCTGGCTTCGGCGCTGCTCGCCAATGGCGTGACGCTGTTCGGTCGTTCGTTCAAGTACCACCGCCCGCGCGGCCTGCTCGCCGCCGGCGTCGAGGAGCCGAATGCCCTGTTGACGGTGCTGCGCGGTGAAGTGCGCGAGCCCAACATCCCCGCCACCATGGTCGAGATCTATGACGGGCTGGTCGCTGTCAGCCAGAACCGCTCCCCCTCGCTCGCTTTGGATATCGGCGCGCTCAACCAGCTCGGCGGCAAGATCCTGTCGGCCGGTTTTTACTACAAGACCTTCATGGGACCGGTATTCGGCCCGCTGAAGGGCACGCGGTTCTGGATGTTCTGCGAGCATTTCATCCGTCGCGCCGCCGGCCTCGGCAAGGCGGGTGTTGCGCCCGACACTGCGCGCTACGAGCGCATGAACGCCTTTTGCGACGTGCTGGTCGTCGGCTCCGGCCCGGCCGGCCTGATGGCAGCGAAGGCCGCCGCCGACCAGGGTGCGCGCGTGATCCTGGCCGATCTCGAGGCAAAGTTCGGCGGCTCGGCCAACTGGTCTGGCGAAACCATCGACGGCGCGCCGGCCGCCGACTGGGCGGCGCGCGTCGTCGGCCAGCTCGAAGGCAACGACAATGTCCGCCTGCTGCCGCGCACGACCGTCTGGGGCTACTACGACGGCAACACTTTGGCCGCCCTCGAACGGGTGACCGACCATAAGGAAGTGCCGGCCAAAGGCGAGCCGCGCCAGCGCTACTGGGCGATCCGCGCCAAGACAGCGGTTCTCGCCACCGGCTCCTTCGAGCGGCCGCTGGTGTTTCCGGGCAACGATCGTCCGGGTGTCATGCTGGCACATGCGGCCGAACGCTACGCCAACGAATATGGCGTGCTGCCTGGCGAACGGATCGCAATGTTCACCAACAACGACAGCGCCTATCGCTCGGCGGTCGCCCTGAAGAAGGCAGGCGCTGCCGTCGTCGCCGTCATCGATGTCCGCGGCGACGTCTCGAACGAGATGCGCAGGCTGGCGAGCGAAGCCGAGGCCGAATTGTTTGCGGGCCATGCCGTAATCGCGACCGAAGGCGGCAAGGCGCTCACCGGCCTCAAGGTGCAACGCTTCGACATGATGAGCGGTGCGCTCAGCGGCGAAGAACGCAGCATCCATGCCGACTGCCTGGCTATGTCGGGCGGCTGGTCGCCGACAATCCATCTCGCCAGCCAGGCCGGTGCAAAGGCCATATGGGACACTGCCAGGCAGGCCTTCCTGCCGCCGCAGCCGACGCAGCGCTGGATCGGCGCCGGCGCCTTCACCGGCAGTTTTTCCACTGCCGAAGCCATCGCCGAGGGCCGCGCGGCCGGCCTCCAGGCCGCCGGCGGAACGCCGTCCTCGGCGCCCCTGCCCGTTGTCGAGGCTGTTCCTGGCGATCCCGACCCGGCGCCGGTCTTCGAGATCAAGGCCAAGGGCAAGAGTTTCGTCGACTTCCAGCACGACGTGACCGCCGAGGACGTTCGGCTCGCGCATCGCGAGGGCTTCGTTTCGGTCGAGCATCTGAAACGCTACACCACGCTCGGCATGGCGACCGACCAGGGCAAGAACTCCAACGTGCCGGGCTTAGCCATCATGGCCGAGGCGCTCGGCAAACCGATACCGGAAGTCGGCACGACACGCTTCCGCCCGCCCTACACGGCGGTCTCGATCGGCTCGCTGGCGGCCGAGCGCTTCGGCGATTTGAAGCCGGAGCGGCTGACGCCGATGCATGACTGGCACATCGCCAACGGCGCGACCATGTATGCGGCCGGACTCTGGTATCGCCCGATGATCTACGGCCTCGCCGGCGAGACCGTAGAGCAGGCCTACGTACGCGAAGCCCAGGCGACACGCGAGAGCGCCGGCATCGTCGATGTCTCGACACTCGGCAAGATCGCCGTGCAAGGACCGGACGCGGCCGAATTCCTCGACCGCGTCTACACCAATATGTTTTCCACCCTCGCCGTCGGCAAGGCCCGCTACGGCCTGATGCTGCGCGAGGACGGTCTTGCCTTCGACGACGGCACCACCTGGCGGCTCGGGGAGCAGGAATTCCTGATGACCACCACCACCGCCAATGCCGGCAAGGTGATGCAGCATCTGGAATATTTCCTCGACGTCATCTGGCCGGAACTGAAGGTCACCGTCACCTCGGTCACCGACGAATGGGCTGGTGCCGCGATCGGCGGCCCGAAGGCCCGCGCCATCCTTGCCTCTTGTGTCAAAGGCACAGCCGTCGACAACGCCACGCTTCCCTTCATGGGCATCGTCCATGGCCAGATCGCCGGCGTGCCGGTGATGATCTGCCGCCTCTCTTTCTCCGGCGAAATGGCCTTCGAGGTCTATTCCGGCGCCGGTTACGGCACACGGGTGTGGGAAGCGCTCATCGAGGCCGGCAAGCCGTTCGGCCTTGTCACCTACGGGCTCGAGGCGCTGGGCACCATGCGCATCGAGAAGGGTCACGTCACCGGCGCCGAGATCGACGGCCGCACCACCGCGCGCGACCTCCATCTCGACTGGATGCTGTCGAAGAAGAAACCCTTCATCGGTTCCGCCATGATGGACCGCGAGGGGCTGATCGCTCCGGACCGGCTGGAACTGGTCGGCGTGATCGCTCTCGACAACCGCGCGCTCAACGGTGGCGGACATATCGTCGATGAACTGGACCAAGAGAACCCGCACGATTCGATCGGCCACATCACCGCCTGCTGCTATTCGCCGGCGCTCGGCAAATACATCGCTCTGGCGCTGGTCAGGGGCGGCAAGGCGCGCCACGGCACGCGCGCCTTCGTTTCCGACCCGCTGCGCAACCGGTTCGGGCCGGTCGAGATCGTCTCCAACCATTTCTACGATCCGGACGGGAGCCGCATGCATGGTTGA
- a CDS encoding sarcosine oxidase subunit delta → MLITCPYCGPRDVVEFTYQGDGNRERPQPASQDLDAWNAYVYDRLNPAGDHNEIWQHSGGCRAHLRVVRNTLTHEILSTAFARGGHKSAGHKAGGNQ, encoded by the coding sequence ATGCTGATCACTTGTCCCTATTGCGGCCCGCGCGACGTCGTCGAATTCACCTACCAGGGCGACGGCAACCGCGAGCGGCCGCAGCCGGCCTCGCAGGATCTCGATGCCTGGAATGCCTATGTCTACGACCGGTTGAACCCGGCCGGAGACCACAATGAGATCTGGCAGCATTCCGGCGGCTGCCGCGCGCATCTGCGGGTCGTGCGCAATACCCTGACCCATGAAATCCTGAGTACGGCGTTCGCCCGTGGCGGACACAAATCCGCGGGCCATAAAGCGGGAGGCAACCAGTGA
- a CDS encoding sarcosine oxidase subunit beta, translating into MAEYSAFSLLKNALNGNKDWKPAWRKPDPKASYDVIVIGGGGHGLSTAYYLAKEHGITNVAVLEKGWLGSGNVGRNTTAVRSNYLLPQNTRFYEHSMKLWENLSHDLNYNVMFSQRGCLNLAHTPAQLDDYARRGNAMRHLGVDAELMTVNQIKRLVPALDVSGSARFPVLGGLMQPRAGTARHDAVAWGYARGADRRGVDIIENCEVTGFLRDGDQVIGVTTTRGDIRARKVALAVAGSTGHVMQLAGISHMPIESHVLQAFVSESLKPIVDTVLTFGMGHFYISQSDKGGLVYGGDLDGYNSYAQRGSLPIVDEVMSEMLALFPGLARVRMLRSWGGLCDMTMDGSPIITTGPLPGMYLNCGWCYGGFKATPASGWCFAWTIAKDEPHEFNAPFTLDRFYRGLIIDDKGQGANPRLH; encoded by the coding sequence ATGGCGGAATATTCGGCCTTTTCGCTGCTCAAGAACGCGCTGAACGGCAACAAGGACTGGAAGCCGGCGTGGCGCAAGCCGGACCCGAAGGCGTCCTATGATGTGATCGTCATCGGTGGCGGCGGCCACGGACTCTCGACCGCCTATTACCTTGCCAAGGAACACGGCATCACCAATGTCGCGGTGCTGGAAAAAGGCTGGCTGGGCTCGGGCAATGTCGGCCGCAACACCACGGCGGTGCGCTCCAACTATCTTTTGCCGCAAAACACCCGCTTCTACGAGCATTCGATGAAGCTGTGGGAGAACCTCTCGCACGACCTCAACTACAACGTCATGTTCTCGCAGCGCGGCTGCCTCAATCTCGCGCACACGCCGGCCCAGCTCGACGACTATGCAAGGCGCGGCAACGCGATGCGCCATCTCGGCGTCGATGCCGAGTTGATGACCGTCAACCAGATCAAGCGGCTAGTCCCCGCGCTGGACGTCTCGGGCTCGGCGCGCTTTCCCGTCCTTGGCGGGCTGATGCAGCCACGTGCCGGCACCGCCCGGCACGACGCGGTCGCCTGGGGTTATGCGCGCGGCGCCGACCGGCGCGGCGTCGACATCATCGAGAATTGCGAGGTCACCGGCTTCCTGCGCGACGGCGACCAGGTCATTGGCGTGACGACGACACGCGGCGATATCCGCGCCAGGAAAGTGGCGCTTGCCGTCGCCGGCAGCACCGGCCATGTCATGCAGCTTGCCGGCATTTCGCACATGCCGATCGAAAGCCACGTTCTGCAGGCCTTCGTCTCGGAATCGCTGAAGCCGATCGTCGACACCGTTCTCACCTTCGGCATGGGCCACTTCTACATCTCGCAGTCCGACAAGGGCGGCCTCGTCTATGGCGGCGACCTCGACGGCTACAACAGCTACGCCCAGCGCGGCAGCCTGCCGATCGTCGATGAGGTGATGAGCGAGATGCTGGCGCTGTTCCCGGGCCTTGCGCGGGTGCGCATGCTGCGTTCCTGGGGTGGGCTTTGCGACATGACGATGGACGGCTCGCCGATCATCACCACCGGCCCGCTGCCCGGCATGTATCTCAATTGCGGTTGGTGCTACGGCGGCTTCAAGGCTACGCCAGCCTCGGGCTGGTGCTTCGCCTGGACCATCGCCAAGGACGAGCCGCACGAGTTCAACGCCCCCTTCACGCTCGACCGTTTTTATCGTGGCCTGATCATCGACGACAAAGGCCAGGGCGCGAATCCGCGGCTGCATTAG
- a CDS encoding mechanosensitive ion channel family protein, with product MISRLLRLILVAIVVVATQPSSHAIAQAIGQGSAQLIADQTKAMQDLTAKTDGLEKKISDPDEDDAGLVDIRLQLEDISRAALNSALAFRSRLNDINDRVEVLGPPPAQGQQEPAIVANERAALTAEKAEINAVVASAQNLSIRISGLVDNIAIKRSELFRSVLTKRYELTDVLSPQGFSDAHDQFTGLYKAVASWLTFAFKFKFQAILAATLMALALAAVLLIGGRRLFGRIFEPNPSVEDPSYLSRLSVAFWSTLLPTAALGAFLASAVFFFNYYNVLRGDIGTFLNALLAVIAVVFCVNRLTNAALEPRLPNWRLIPVATGPARWLVRLTTAMAVVLGINYFLSVVNEKMGSPLSLTIARGFVATIIVGVILILMGLLRPFRTADGAWRPWPAWLRFIAIGLGLFTIAAALLGYIGLALFVSSQVVVTGTILVTAYIGFLSARAIGEEGGFADTSVGRWLSANSSYEDTALDQLGLVASIAINLMIVLVFLPLILLMWGFQPGDIEAWAYKLATGVTIGSVTISVLGILTGIVVFVIGYFLTRWFQGWLDGSVMARGKVDTGVRNSIRLAVGYAGVALAALIGISAAGIDLSNLALVAGALSLGIGFGLQNVVSNFVSGLILLAERPFKVGDWIVAGDISGTVKKISVRATEIETFQRQSVILPNSNLINNAVGNWTHRNKLGRVDIRVGVAYGSDVKRVHTLLLDIARAHPMVLKNPEPFVLFANFGTAALEFEIRVFVADVMNGSIVQNDIRFAIFDIFEDEHIEIPSTPRAVVETTKHESWPIDDDKIEAEFAERERLEAEAAAERERLAKMKRRGRKPDPG from the coding sequence ATGATTTCCCGACTGCTACGCCTGATCCTGGTCGCCATCGTCGTCGTCGCGACGCAGCCGTCGTCCCACGCCATTGCGCAGGCGATTGGCCAGGGCTCCGCACAGCTCATCGCCGATCAAACCAAGGCCATGCAGGACCTGACGGCCAAGACCGACGGCCTGGAGAAGAAGATAAGCGATCCCGATGAAGACGATGCCGGGCTCGTCGATATCCGCCTGCAGCTCGAGGATATATCGCGAGCGGCGCTGAACAGCGCGCTGGCGTTCCGTTCGCGCCTCAACGACATCAACGATCGCGTCGAGGTTCTGGGGCCGCCACCCGCGCAAGGACAGCAAGAGCCCGCGATCGTCGCCAATGAGCGCGCGGCGCTCACGGCCGAGAAGGCCGAGATCAACGCGGTGGTCGCCAGCGCGCAGAACCTGTCGATCCGCATCAGCGGCCTGGTCGACAATATCGCCATCAAGCGCAGCGAGCTTTTCCGCAGCGTTCTGACGAAACGCTACGAATTGACCGATGTGCTGAGCCCGCAGGGCTTTTCCGACGCGCATGACCAGTTCACCGGCCTCTACAAGGCAGTGGCGTCCTGGCTGACCTTCGCGTTCAAGTTCAAATTTCAGGCAATCCTTGCCGCGACGCTGATGGCGCTGGCGCTGGCGGCCGTGCTCCTGATAGGCGGGCGGCGGCTGTTCGGCCGCATTTTCGAGCCCAATCCATCCGTGGAGGATCCATCCTACCTCAGCCGGCTGTCCGTGGCGTTCTGGTCGACGCTGCTGCCGACTGCGGCGCTCGGCGCGTTCTTGGCCTCCGCAGTGTTCTTCTTCAACTATTACAACGTGCTGCGCGGCGATATCGGCACATTCCTCAATGCGCTGCTCGCCGTAATCGCAGTGGTGTTCTGCGTCAACCGGCTGACCAATGCGGCGCTCGAGCCGCGGCTGCCTAACTGGCGGCTCATTCCAGTTGCAACCGGCCCTGCGCGCTGGCTGGTGAGGCTGACCACCGCCATGGCCGTGGTTCTCGGCATCAATTACTTCCTGTCGGTCGTCAACGAGAAGATGGGTTCCCCGCTTTCGCTGACGATCGCCAGGGGTTTTGTCGCCACCATCATCGTCGGCGTCATCCTGATCCTGATGGGGCTGCTGAGACCATTCAGGACGGCTGACGGCGCATGGCGTCCTTGGCCGGCATGGCTTCGCTTCATCGCGATCGGGCTCGGCCTGTTCACCATCGCTGCGGCGCTGCTCGGTTATATCGGCCTCGCGCTGTTCGTCTCGTCCCAGGTCGTGGTCACCGGCACCATCCTGGTCACCGCCTATATCGGCTTCCTGTCGGCGCGGGCGATCGGCGAGGAGGGCGGGTTCGCTGATACGTCGGTCGGGCGATGGCTGTCCGCCAATTCCAGCTACGAGGACACCGCGCTCGATCAGCTCGGCCTGGTGGCCAGCATCGCAATCAACCTGATGATCGTGCTGGTGTTCCTGCCGCTGATCCTTCTGATGTGGGGCTTCCAGCCCGGCGACATCGAGGCCTGGGCCTACAAGCTGGCAACGGGCGTCACCATCGGCTCCGTCACCATCTCGGTGCTCGGCATCCTCACCGGCATCGTCGTCTTCGTCATCGGCTATTTCCTCACGCGCTGGTTCCAGGGCTGGCTCGACGGGTCGGTGATGGCGCGCGGCAAGGTCGACACCGGCGTGCGCAACTCGATCCGGCTGGCCGTGGGCTATGCAGGCGTGGCGCTCGCGGCACTTATCGGCATATCGGCGGCTGGTATCGATCTTTCCAATCTGGCGCTCGTTGCCGGTGCGCTGTCACTTGGTATCGGCTTCGGCCTGCAGAACGTGGTCTCGAACTTCGTCTCCGGCCTGATCCTGCTTGCCGAACGCCCGTTCAAGGTGGGCGACTGGATCGTCGCCGGCGACATCAGCGGCACGGTGAAGAAGATCAGCGTGCGTGCGACGGAAATCGAGACGTTCCAGCGGCAGTCGGTGATCCTGCCCAATTCGAACCTCATCAACAATGCGGTCGGCAATTGGACGCATCGCAACAAGCTCGGCCGCGTCGACATCAGGGTCGGCGTCGCCTATGGCAGCGACGTCAAGCGGGTGCACACGCTTCTGCTCGATATCGCCCGCGCCCATCCGATGGTGCTCAAGAACCCCGAGCCCTTCGTGCTCTTCGCCAATTTCGGGACGGCCGCGCTCGAATTCGAAATCCGCGTGTTCGTGGCCGACGTGATGAACGGCAGCATCGTCCAGAACGACATACGCTTCGCGATCTTCGATATCTTCGAGGACGAGCACATCGAGATCCCGTCGACGCCGCGCGCCGTGGTCGAGACAACGAAGCACGAGTCGTGGCCGATCGACGACGACAAGATCGAGGCGGAATTTGCCGAGCGCGAGCGGCTGGAAGCGGAAGCAGCGGCCGAACGCGAACGGCTCGCCAAGATGAAGCGAAGGGGCCGCAAGCCCGATCCAGGCTAG
- a CDS encoding UbiA family prenyltransferase, translating to MDARSDGNAIPLAVDLDGTLIATDLLWEGLFILLKKNPLYLFVLPLWLTGGPARLKQEIAARIDIDPASLPYRVELLERLRGEHEDGRRIVLATGTPRKFAEAIAAYLGIFERVLATDGPHNLTSARKRASLVAAYGDAGFDYAGNSRHDLNVFDAARNAIVVAPDRSAQRWQAARGAETMPAPKRTLKTYVKMLRAHQWLKNSLIAVPMVLSHEYFNIGMIWQCLLAFVSFSAVASAIYIVNDFFDLALDRKHPTKRNRPFASGVLSIPFGLGAVFVLLAIGIATGCLLPIEFLGALGGYMVVTTAYSLSFKRMLLIDVLTLAGLYTIRVLAGAAATGVDVSFWLLAFSIFFFLSLALVKRFVELRTTAIPVGERIAGRGYRTEDQEIVAQAGMASAFSSALVLALYMDSVAVRELYPHPWVMWPLAPIVLYLTMRVWILARRDEMHDDPVVFIIRDWRSQIVVAIGAVLLIAGGWGW from the coding sequence ATGGACGCGCGGTCGGACGGGAACGCAATTCCGCTTGCGGTCGATCTCGACGGCACGCTGATTGCAACGGACCTTCTGTGGGAAGGCCTGTTCATCCTGCTCAAGAAGAATCCGCTCTATCTCTTTGTCCTGCCGCTCTGGCTGACCGGCGGTCCGGCGCGGCTCAAGCAGGAAATCGCAGCGCGCATCGACATCGATCCGGCATCGCTGCCTTACCGGGTTGAATTGCTCGAGCGGCTTCGCGGCGAACACGAGGACGGCCGCAGGATCGTGCTGGCGACGGGCACGCCGCGCAAATTCGCCGAGGCGATCGCGGCGTATCTCGGCATCTTCGAGCGCGTGCTGGCGACCGACGGACCGCACAATTTGACTTCGGCCAGGAAGCGCGCCTCGCTGGTCGCCGCCTATGGCGATGCCGGTTTCGACTATGCCGGCAACAGCCGCCATGATCTCAATGTGTTCGATGCCGCGCGCAACGCCATCGTGGTGGCGCCGGACCGCAGCGCGCAGCGCTGGCAGGCGGCGCGCGGCGCCGAGACGATGCCGGCGCCGAAGCGAACGCTCAAGACCTACGTCAAGATGCTGAGGGCGCATCAGTGGCTGAAGAATTCACTGATCGCGGTGCCGATGGTGCTGTCGCACGAGTATTTCAACATCGGCATGATCTGGCAGTGCCTCCTGGCCTTCGTTTCGTTCAGCGCCGTGGCCTCCGCCATCTACATCGTCAACGACTTCTTCGACCTCGCGCTCGACCGTAAGCATCCGACCAAGCGCAACCGCCCGTTCGCCAGCGGTGTTCTGTCGATCCCGTTCGGCCTCGGCGCCGTCTTTGTGCTGCTCGCGATCGGCATCGCCACCGGCTGCCTGCTGCCGATCGAGTTCCTCGGCGCGCTCGGCGGCTATATGGTCGTCACCACGGCCTATTCGCTGTCTTTCAAGCGCATGCTGTTGATCGACGTGCTGACGCTCGCCGGCCTCTACACCATTCGCGTGCTGGCGGGAGCGGCGGCTACGGGCGTCGATGTCTCCTTCTGGCTGCTCGCCTTCTCGATCTTCTTCTTCCTGTCGCTGGCGCTGGTGAAGCGTTTCGTCGAATTGCGCACGACCGCCATCCCGGTCGGCGAGCGCATCGCCGGCCGCGGCTACCGCACCGAGGACCAGGAGATCGTCGCCCAGGCGGGCATGGCCTCGGCCTTCTCCTCGGCGCTGGTGCTGGCGCTCTACATGGACAGTGTCGCGGTGCGGGAGCTTTATCCGCACCCGTGGGTAATGTGGCCCTTGGCGCCGATCGTGCTTTATCTCACCATGCGCGTCTGGATCCTCGCGCGCCGCGACGAGATGCATGACGACCCGGTCGTCTTCATCATCCGCGACTGGCGTAGCCAGATCGTGGTGGCCATCGGCGCCGTGCTTCTGATCGCAGGAGGCTGGGGCTGGTGA
- a CDS encoding FAD-binding oxidoreductase → MSAGGEYFGSFGLATPPARRAIPAEEAIALLKSGTAKPGSLLGYGNGRSYGDSCQNDAGMVVDMRPLGHIRGFNAETGVLEADAGVLLCDIIAHAAPYGFFPAVVPGTQFVTLGGAIANDVHGKNHHRRGTFGCHVESLTLLRSDGRTYRCSETDNAHLFRATVGGMGLTGLILSASIRLMRVPSLDIVEKTTRFRDLAEFFDLADAADQANEYAVAWIDQLAGGHGRGRGLLFTGNHAEHGSHAAMRAGSRLSVPVQPPFNVLNRPFLAAFNAAYRWKKGRTPAARQAGYQGFFFPLDGVRDWNRLYGPRGLFQHQCVVPEAMARRTVPALLEAARHAGQGSFLTVLKRFGAVGSPALLSFPRPGYTLTLDFPNRGERTLRLLAELDRITIEAGGAVNPYKDARMRPETFAASFPEWQRLEALRDPAFLSDFWARTAKKLEARREAVVAAE, encoded by the coding sequence GTGAGCGCCGGCGGCGAATATTTCGGCAGCTTCGGGCTGGCGACGCCGCCGGCGCGCCGGGCGATCCCGGCGGAAGAAGCCATCGCGCTGTTGAAAAGCGGCACGGCCAAGCCGGGCTCGCTTCTCGGCTACGGCAATGGCCGCTCCTATGGCGACAGCTGCCAGAACGACGCCGGCATGGTAGTCGACATGCGGCCGCTCGGCCACATTCGCGGCTTCAACGCCGAGACCGGCGTGCTCGAGGCCGATGCCGGCGTGCTGCTTTGCGACATCATCGCCCATGCCGCGCCTTACGGCTTCTTTCCGGCCGTGGTTCCCGGCACGCAGTTCGTCACCCTTGGCGGCGCCATCGCCAATGATGTGCATGGCAAGAACCACCACCGGCGCGGCACGTTCGGCTGTCATGTCGAATCCTTGACCTTACTGCGGTCCGACGGCCGGACCTATCGCTGCTCCGAGACCGACAACGCCCATCTGTTCAGGGCGACGGTCGGCGGCATGGGGCTGACCGGACTGATCTTGTCGGCGTCGATCCGGCTGATGCGTGTGCCCTCGCTCGACATCGTCGAGAAAACGACGCGGTTCCGCGATCTCGCCGAATTCTTCGATCTTGCCGACGCCGCCGACCAGGCCAATGAATATGCCGTTGCCTGGATCGATCAGCTCGCCGGCGGCCACGGGCGAGGGCGCGGCCTGCTGTTCACCGGCAACCATGCCGAGCACGGCTCGCATGCCGCCATGCGCGCAGGCAGTCGGCTCTCGGTGCCCGTGCAGCCGCCCTTCAACGTGCTCAACCGGCCGTTCCTGGCTGCCTTCAACGCTGCCTATCGATGGAAGAAGGGTCGCACGCCGGCTGCGCGCCAGGCGGGTTACCAGGGCTTCTTCTTTCCGCTCGACGGTGTGCGCGACTGGAATCGGCTCTATGGCCCGCGCGGGCTTTTCCAGCACCAGTGCGTGGTGCCTGAGGCCATGGCGCGGCGCACCGTGCCGGCACTGCTTGAAGCGGCGCGGCATGCCGGGCAAGGCTCGTTCCTGACCGTGCTGAAGCGGTTTGGCGCCGTCGGTTCGCCGGCGCTGCTCTCGTTTCCGCGGCCGGGCTATACGCTGACGCTCGATTTCCCCAACAGGGGCGAAAGGACGCTGCGGCTGTTAGCCGAACTCGACCGCATCACGATCGAGGCCGGTGGCGCCGTCAACCCCTATAAGGATGCCCGCATGAGGCCCGAAACCTTCGCGGCGTCCTTCCCGGAATGGCAACGGCTGGAGGCGCTTCGCGACCCGGCCTTCCTGTCGGATTTCTGGGCGCGCACAGCGAAAAAACTGGAGGCTCGGCGAGAGGCCGTGGTGGCCGCAGAATAG
- a CDS encoding EamA family transporter has product MKYIFFILFTVMTNAAAQLMLKQGMMSMGPISFDNINPLVKLLQIVFSPWVFLGLCTFVISMASHLYVLSKVELSFAYPFLSLAYVAVAVFAYFVFREDLNGWRIAGIACICVGTILIAQSGRGHENQTASITSDKIGTNEILR; this is encoded by the coding sequence ATGAAATACATCTTCTTCATTCTCTTCACGGTCATGACCAATGCCGCTGCTCAGCTCATGCTGAAGCAGGGCATGATGTCGATGGGGCCGATCTCTTTCGACAACATCAATCCGCTCGTCAAGCTGCTGCAGATCGTCTTCAGCCCCTGGGTCTTCCTCGGCCTCTGCACCTTCGTCATCTCGATGGCCTCGCATCTCTACGTGCTGTCGAAGGTCGAGCTCAGCTTCGCCTATCCGTTCCTCAGCCTCGCCTATGTCGCGGTCGCCGTCTTTGCCTATTTCGTCTTCCGCGAGGACCTCAATGGCTGGCGCATCGCCGGTATCGCCTGCATTTGCGTCGGAACGATTTTGATCGCTCAAAGTGGCCGCGGGCACGAGAACCAGACCGCTTCCATCACTTCCGACAAGATCGGCACAAACGAGATCCTTCGATGA